TGATAAATGGCACAGCAACAATTATTGTTGTTAATACTGGTTTTACTGATTACCTCGTTTACAATAGTTGTAGCAGTTAACATATTTGGAGAGCGAGTTGCTCAGTCAAACCGCGATGCGGTCCGACAAGATTTGCTGTCAGGTGCCACTTCGGCTCAGGTTGTTTATACCAGGCCTGCAAACATAGGTGGAGCAGGTGAGGATTTTACCAGGGTTGAGGATGATTTGCTCCCGCGGTTGCTTGCACCGATAACCGAAATCGAGCCGGGTGTCTGGGGCAATGAAAACGGAATTTATGAAATAGTAGATGTCGAGGAATCCTCATTTTCAATACGCGGCATACCGTCGGGCAGCGACCCGGCATTGGTTTTAACAGTGCGTTTCCTCGAGGATAATCACGAATGGATTGTATCCATTGCGGATCAGGACGAGGAATCGTGACTCTTGCAGCGTATCCGGAGTACCCTATATTAAATCAATAAAAACCAACCATGCCCGAATTTCGATTTCAAGGCATTAACCCTCAGGGCAAGCTCGTAAAGAGCGAATTCAAGGCCCCCAGCAAAAAGGTGGCGAAGGCCCGTGTGGACAAGCTGGTGAAGTCCCGGAACCTCAAGAAGAAGTCCCTGGACCAGAAGGATATGTATATCTACCGGGTCCGGAAGAACGGCAAGGGGTCCATCGAGGGGGAGCAGGAGGCATTCAGCAAGGAGGAGCTGGAGCGTGCCCTGGTCAAAATGGGCTACAAGGTGGACAGTGTCAAGCGAAAGTGGCTTGACCTGAAAGGCGGCGTGCCCAACAAGGAGGTGGTTACCTTCATCCGGCTCTCGGCCGACCTGCTGCGCCAGAAGCTGCCGTTTGATCAGATCCTCAACCTGCTGCATGAGGATACGCACAATAAGCGCATGCGCGAGGTGATCCGGGAGATCCAGAAGGATTTGCGGGACGGCAAGGAGGGAACCGAGGTGTATGACAAGCACCGCAAAATCTTCGGTCAGTTCGCCTGTTACATGCTCAGCGTGGCATCCACAAGCGGTAACATGGCCCAGGTGTTCGACTCCACCGCCAAATTCATGGAGCGCGACGCTGATTTCAAGAAAAACATGCGCCGTGCCCTGATGATGCCGGTCATTGCTTTTATTGCGGTTGTCGGGGTTGTCCTGTTCTATGTGGCCTACATTTTCCCGGAAATGGCCGAAATGTTTCTGGAATTTGATATTGTACTTCCTCCCATGACCGCCGCGACGCTGGACTTCAGCAATTGGATTCAGCGCCACTGGATCCTGATAACCCTGGCGCATGTAATGCCCGTTGTCGGATTTATTATGTTCATAAGAACTCCTCAGGGCAAGCTGTGGTTTGATAAACATGTGATTAAAATTCCCGTGATGGGAGATTTGCTCCACAAAACCAGCATTGAGATTTTCTCGAGAGTATTTTACACGCTCTACAGCGGCGCCGGACAGAATATCGAGGTGATCCGCGTGGCATCCGAAGCCTGCCGCAATACATATATCGAAAAGCAGGTCAAGGAGGTGGCCATCAGGAAGATGGTGGAAGACGGCGCCGGACTGATTGAATCCATGGAGGCCACCATGGTCTTCCCGCAAACCGCGCTGAGCCGGTTCCGGCTGGGTGCCGAATCGGGTGCGCTGAAGGAAAACTCCAAACAGCTGGCCGAGTATTATGAAATCCAGACCACCTACAAAATGGACAATGTTATCGATTTGGTTAATCTGGGTATCAACATGCTGATCATGATCGCCCTGGTCTACATCACGGTGGTCTCATCCGAAGCAGCACTTATTTCACCGGGCTGATCTACGGCACGGTGACGCGGCCGGGCACCGCCAAGGCACAATCAACACATTCGCAGTATTTCCATGAGCACCAACGTCAGAAATTCCATCGGAAGACGCATCGGCGACCTGCTGGTCAAAAAGGGGGTCATCGACAACGATCAGCTTGAGCGTGCTCTGGAAATCCAGGCTTCCGAGCCCGAATCGGTGCGCCGCCGGCTCGGGAACGTGATCATCGAAGAGCTCGGCGCCGACCGCCATGATGTCATGAGCAACATGAGCGAGCTCTACGCTTTCCGCGAGGTGCTGCCCAGCGGCGAGGTGGACCAGAACCTGGTCGATAATACAAGGGCCATAATTGAAGAGCTCCCGGACGGCATGGAGGATCAGCTTTTCCACCGCAACACCATCCCCTATGAAAGGCGCGGCAACCGCCTCGTGCTGGCCTCTGCCGATCCGACCGATCCCGGCATTTCGGATATCGCCTCCAGGCTCCCCTTCAAGCAGTACGAACTGGTGTACTGCCGGCTCGAGACCATCCAGAAGATCACCGAACAGGTCTATAAGCAGAAGAACGAGTTTCTGGATCTGCTGGATGAGTACGACTACGAAGAGCCGGACCTGACCGGCGAGGAGGAAGGAGTCGACGAGGAGCAGCTCGATGCCGAGATCAACCAGAGCATGCTCAACTCCCTGGTCGAGGGCATGCTGGTCGAGGCCGTCCGCAAGGATGTCAGTGATATCCACGTCATCCCCGGCGCCGGCAACAAAACCGACATTTTCTTCCGCCTGGACGGCAAGCTGCAGCTCTGGCACACCCAGCCGAACCTCAAACCCGAGGCACTGTCGGCCGTGGTGAAGGACAAAAGCCGGAATGTAGACCGCTTCGAGCGCGACTCCGCCCAGGACGGCTTCATCCAGCGGCGCATCGACGGCACCAACATCCGCTACCGGGTCTCCATCCTGCCGATCGTCGGAGAGGAGTTCGACCGCAAGCTGGAGTCCATCGTTATCCGGGTGCTGGACGACCGCAAGGTGATCACCGACCTCAACAAACTCGGTCTGCAGAATCAGGCCTTCGATGATTTCAACAAGGCGATCCGCAAGCCTTCCGGAATTGTGATCATTACCGGTCCGACCGGAAGCGGCAAGTCGACCACGCTGGTGGCCGCGCTCTATTCCGTAGTCGATCCGTCGGTCAACGTGCTGACGGTTGAGGAGCCGGTCGAGTATCTGATCAGGGGGGTGCGTCAGCTCAAGATCTCCCACAACATGACCTTCGACAATGCCATGCGGGGGATACTTCGGCATGACCCCGACATCGTACTGGTCGGTGAGATCCGGGACCTGCTGACCGCCGAGATCGCCATCAAGCTGGCCAACACCGGTCACCTTACGTTCTCGACCCTGCACACCAACGATGCGCCCAGCGCCGTGGCCAGGCTGTTCAAGATGGGGGTGGAGCCGTTCCTGATTGCCAATGCCATCAACCTGGTCATGGCCCAGCGGCTGGTCCGAAAACTGTGCGAAATCTGCAAGCGGGAGATGGAGGATGTCAATCCTGAACTGCCTCGCAGCCTTGGCTTTACGGATGAGGAGATCGAAGAGACCACCTTCTACGAGCCGGCGGGCTGCGACAAGTGCAACCGCGGCTTCAAGGGCCGTATCGCCATCCACGAAGCTCTTTATTTTGACAAGCAGATCAAGAACATTGTTTTCGAATCCGGAGATGAGATTGATGAGGATCAGATCCGTCAGCAGGCGATCAAAAACGGCATGCTGACCCTGCGGGCATCCGGCCGCGAGAGGATCAAGGCCGGGATTACGACCCTTGACGAGATTGTGGCAACGACCCTGGAGGACTGACACATGAATGATTACACCGATCTGTTCTACACGCTGTTTGCCGTTGTGATCTTCGCCGTGTTTCTGCTGGTCGCAAACAATGTGATTGTCCGGAACGAGGTGTCCAAAGTGGATCTGGAGTATGAAAAAACGGCCATTTCGATGGCGCAGTCAATTGTAGAAGAGGCACGGAAAATGACGTTTGACCAGGCGCTGCTGGACGGGGTCGATCAGGATGATCTGCCGGCCGGCTTTCGTGAAACGCTGGGCGCTCCGGCCGGGATGCAGCGCCGTGATTTTACGGTATTCGATCATTTTCACGGTTACGCCGACACCCTGTCAACACAGATCGGTGATTATGCGGTGGAGGCCGAGGTGGTATATGTGGACGGTGAGCACCCTCATGACGAGGTTAGTGAGCCGACATATCATAAAAAATTAACGGTCGTTGTGCGCAGTCTGGAAAGCAGGAAAGGTGCAACCAAAACATATATAAAGTCGCATTTTTGACGATTTTCCCGGTTTTGGGATGAGACGGGGAGGATATTAGAATATTATAATGGATGGTGATTATGGATTCAAAAATGAATAATCTGATTCATCATGAAAAAGTGCAGGATATTCTTCAGAATGTTCCGGCGCTTTTCAGGAAATTTTCTCCTGATGACCTG
This DNA window, taken from Natronogracilivirga saccharolytica, encodes the following:
- a CDS encoding type II secretion system F family protein, yielding MPEFRFQGINPQGKLVKSEFKAPSKKVAKARVDKLVKSRNLKKKSLDQKDMYIYRVRKNGKGSIEGEQEAFSKEELERALVKMGYKVDSVKRKWLDLKGGVPNKEVVTFIRLSADLLRQKLPFDQILNLLHEDTHNKRMREVIREIQKDLRDGKEGTEVYDKHRKIFGQFACYMLSVASTSGNMAQVFDSTAKFMERDADFKKNMRRALMMPVIAFIAVVGVVLFYVAYIFPEMAEMFLEFDIVLPPMTAATLDFSNWIQRHWILITLAHVMPVVGFIMFIRTPQGKLWFDKHVIKIPVMGDLLHKTSIEIFSRVFYTLYSGAGQNIEVIRVASEACRNTYIEKQVKEVAIRKMVEDGAGLIESMEATMVFPQTALSRFRLGAESGALKENSKQLAEYYEIQTTYKMDNVIDLVNLGINMLIMIALVYITVVSSEAALISPG
- a CDS encoding GspE/PulE family protein; translation: MSTNVRNSIGRRIGDLLVKKGVIDNDQLERALEIQASEPESVRRRLGNVIIEELGADRHDVMSNMSELYAFREVLPSGEVDQNLVDNTRAIIEELPDGMEDQLFHRNTIPYERRGNRLVLASADPTDPGISDIASRLPFKQYELVYCRLETIQKITEQVYKQKNEFLDLLDEYDYEEPDLTGEEEGVDEEQLDAEINQSMLNSLVEGMLVEAVRKDVSDIHVIPGAGNKTDIFFRLDGKLQLWHTQPNLKPEALSAVVKDKSRNVDRFERDSAQDGFIQRRIDGTNIRYRVSILPIVGEEFDRKLESIVIRVLDDRKVITDLNKLGLQNQAFDDFNKAIRKPSGIVIITGPTGSGKSTTLVAALYSVVDPSVNVLTVEEPVEYLIRGVRQLKISHNMTFDNAMRGILRHDPDIVLVGEIRDLLTAEIAIKLANTGHLTFSTLHTNDAPSAVARLFKMGVEPFLIANAINLVMAQRLVRKLCEICKREMEDVNPELPRSLGFTDEEIEETTFYEPAGCDKCNRGFKGRIAIHEALYFDKQIKNIVFESGDEIDEDQIRQQAIKNGMLTLRASGRERIKAGITTLDEIVATTLED